The Mycolicibacterium lutetiense genome window below encodes:
- the der gene encoding ribosome biogenesis GTPase Der, with protein sequence MSVDDGDGTWSDESDWEYSDDVAEVLEEAAAPPPVLAVVGRPNVGKSTLVNRILGRREAVVQDIPGVTRDRVSYDANWLGRRFMVQDTGGWEPDAKGLQQLVADQALVAMRTADAIILVVDAVVGATSADEAAARMLRKSGKPVFLAANKVDTQRGESDAAALWSLGIGEPHPISAMHGRGVADLLDTVLEKLPTISEVAGSGIGGPRRVALVGKPNVGKSSLLNRLAGDERSVVHDVAGTTVDPVDSMIELGGKTWRFVDTAGLRRKVGQASGHEFYASVRTHGAIDAAEVAIMLIDASQPLTEQDLRVLSMVIEAGRALVIAFNKWDLVDEDRRYLLDKEIDRELVQVQWAPRVNISAMTGRAVQKLVPALETSLASWDKRISTGQLNNFLKEIVAATPPPVRGGKQPKILFATQAATRPPTFVLFTSGFLEAGYRRFLERRLREQFGFDGSPVKINVRVREKRGAPKKR encoded by the coding sequence ATGAGCGTCGATGACGGCGACGGCACCTGGTCGGACGAGAGCGACTGGGAGTACAGCGACGACGTCGCCGAGGTTCTCGAGGAGGCCGCCGCCCCGCCACCGGTGTTGGCGGTCGTCGGCCGGCCCAATGTCGGGAAATCGACTCTGGTGAACCGGATCCTGGGGCGTCGTGAAGCCGTCGTGCAGGACATCCCCGGGGTGACCCGCGACCGGGTGTCCTACGACGCGAACTGGCTCGGGCGCCGCTTCATGGTGCAGGACACCGGCGGATGGGAGCCGGACGCCAAGGGCTTGCAGCAACTGGTGGCCGATCAGGCACTGGTGGCGATGCGCACCGCCGACGCGATCATCCTGGTGGTCGACGCGGTGGTCGGCGCGACCTCGGCCGACGAGGCAGCGGCCCGCATGCTGCGCAAGTCCGGTAAGCCGGTCTTCCTGGCGGCCAACAAGGTGGACACGCAGAGGGGCGAGTCCGATGCGGCGGCGTTGTGGTCGCTGGGTATCGGCGAGCCGCACCCGATCAGTGCCATGCACGGCCGGGGCGTGGCCGACCTGCTCGACACGGTGCTGGAGAAACTACCGACTATCTCGGAGGTGGCCGGCAGCGGTATCGGCGGCCCGCGCCGGGTGGCGCTGGTGGGCAAGCCGAACGTCGGCAAGAGCTCACTGCTGAACCGCCTGGCCGGTGACGAGCGGTCGGTCGTGCACGATGTCGCGGGCACGACGGTCGATCCTGTCGACTCGATGATCGAATTGGGCGGCAAGACATGGCGTTTCGTCGACACCGCGGGTCTGCGCCGCAAGGTCGGCCAGGCCAGCGGCCACGAGTTCTACGCCTCGGTGCGTACCCACGGCGCGATCGACGCGGCCGAGGTGGCGATCATGCTGATCGATGCCTCCCAGCCGCTGACCGAACAGGACCTGCGGGTGCTGTCGATGGTGATCGAGGCCGGGCGCGCGCTTGTCATCGCGTTCAACAAATGGGACCTGGTCGACGAGGACCGGCGCTATCTGCTGGACAAAGAGATCGACCGGGAACTGGTGCAGGTGCAGTGGGCGCCGCGGGTCAACATCTCGGCCATGACCGGCCGGGCGGTGCAGAAGCTGGTGCCCGCTCTCGAGACGTCACTGGCGTCCTGGGACAAGCGGATCTCGACCGGTCAGCTCAACAACTTCCTCAAAGAGATCGTGGCGGCGACGCCGCCGCCGGTGCGTGGCGGCAAGCAGCCCAAGATCCTGTTCGCCACCCAGGCAGCGACGCGGCCGCCGACGTTCGTGCTGTTCACCTCGGGCTTCCTGGAGGCCGGCTACCGCCGGTTCCTCGAGCGTCGCCTGCGTGAGCAGTTCGGTTTCGACGGCAGCCCGGTGAAGATCAACGTGCGGGTGCGCGAGAAGCGCGGAGCGCCCAAGAAACGCTAG
- a CDS encoding sulfite exporter TauE/SafE family protein produces the protein MRSLLIFTLVGLGAQLVDGALGMAFGVTASTLLVLSGVASAQASAAVHLAEVGTTLASGLSHWRFKNIDWHIVLKLGVPGAIGAFGGATVLSSLSTEDAAPLMATILLCIGIYVLLRFSLRTPPALRSGSTPHTAKFLTPLGLFGGFIDASGGGGWGPITTSTLLSRGKTAPRTVIGSVSASEFLVAVSASLGFLIGLRQEFLNNLPVVLGLTIGGVLAAPLAAWLVSKVSPALLGTAVGGVIVLTNAQKLLKYFGIHGAASTAIFVTIVVVWAGLVLYAWRVSLAPEYLPGELDAQEPAEERLADEPDTAAR, from the coding sequence ATGCGTTCGCTTCTGATCTTCACGCTCGTCGGCCTCGGGGCCCAATTGGTCGATGGTGCGCTCGGCATGGCCTTCGGCGTGACCGCCTCGACCCTGCTGGTGCTCAGCGGCGTGGCTTCGGCACAGGCCAGCGCCGCAGTGCATCTCGCCGAGGTAGGTACCACGCTGGCGTCGGGCCTGTCGCATTGGCGGTTCAAGAACATCGACTGGCACATCGTGCTCAAGCTCGGTGTGCCGGGCGCCATCGGTGCGTTCGGTGGGGCGACGGTGCTCTCCTCACTGTCGACCGAAGACGCCGCGCCGCTGATGGCCACGATCCTGCTGTGCATCGGTATCTATGTGCTGCTGCGGTTCTCGCTACGCACGCCGCCGGCCCTGCGTTCGGGCAGCACACCGCACACCGCCAAGTTCCTCACCCCACTCGGCCTGTTCGGCGGCTTCATCGACGCCTCCGGTGGCGGCGGCTGGGGCCCGATCACCACCAGCACGCTGCTGTCGCGGGGCAAGACCGCGCCCCGCACGGTCATCGGCTCGGTGAGCGCCTCGGAGTTCCTGGTGGCGGTATCGGCCTCGCTGGGCTTCCTGATCGGCCTACGACAGGAATTCCTGAACAACCTGCCGGTGGTGCTCGGCCTGACGATCGGCGGCGTCCTGGCGGCACCCCTGGCGGCCTGGTTGGTGTCGAAGGTCAGCCCCGCGCTGCTGGGCACCGCGGTGGGCGGTGTGATCGTGCTGACCAACGCCCAGAAGCTACTGAAGTACTTCGGTATTCACGGCGCGGCCTCGACGGCCATCTTCGTCACGATCGTGGTGGTCTGGGCCGGGCTGGTGCTGTACGCCTGGCGCGTCTCGCTGGCACCGGAATACCTGCCCGGGGAGCTCGACGCCCAGGAGCCGGCCGAAGAACGGCTGGCAGACGAGCCGGACACCGCAGCGCGGTGA
- a CDS encoding helix-turn-helix domain-containing protein, translating to MSDHSDNSDHLAQALATMLRAVASESATKPATKKLLRVQDAAEQLSISKAHVYSLIRSGDIRSVKLGNARRVAQSEIDRIMAAGEAS from the coding sequence ATGAGTGACCACAGCGACAACAGCGACCACCTGGCGCAGGCGCTGGCGACGATGCTGCGCGCGGTGGCCAGCGAGTCGGCGACCAAGCCGGCGACGAAGAAACTGCTGCGTGTCCAGGACGCCGCGGAGCAGCTGAGCATCTCCAAAGCACACGTCTACTCGCTGATCCGCTCCGGCGACATTCGCAGCGTGAAGCTGGGAAATGCGCGCCGGGTCGCCCAGAGTGAGATCGACCGAATCATGGCAGCCGGCGAGGCAAGCTGA
- a CDS encoding tyrosine-type recombinase/integrase — MARIPDYVKVITYPSGTRRYEVRIEVGRVGGKRKQKQKRFAKLQDAIDAYAAERGDRARGVQVSPDGITLRQAADAYLDALPARPNTITAYAAVLRPAIARLGDRPVQELRRDEIEKLVADIATKAVPSGNWRKSGKMPKVASDTCGPWDAASVRHMLSRLRAVYARLLEDGTVMRNTAALVKPPARGDRDKDTLTVAQVQQLFDYLERTQDRLEHLHHLAVQTGLRRGELAGLKWSDIDLEAATLTVARQRVHSDAGAVVADTKTDAGRRTLPLPSTLLPVLKRARERAAAEKKAVGNKWKGEDYVVSGELGKAYYPTTLSYLWKDVLAAAGLPHVRLHDARHTAATLMHLNGVPMAVIAAVLGHTDASFTQRTYAHSQDDAVAQGMASYGQALGKRPSPA; from the coding sequence GTGGCCCGCATTCCTGACTACGTGAAGGTGATCACCTACCCTTCCGGAACGCGCCGATACGAGGTGCGCATCGAGGTCGGTCGCGTGGGTGGGAAACGCAAGCAGAAACAGAAGCGGTTCGCAAAACTGCAAGACGCAATCGACGCATATGCCGCCGAGCGCGGCGACCGTGCCCGTGGGGTGCAGGTGTCACCTGATGGCATCACATTGCGCCAGGCCGCCGACGCCTACCTTGATGCGCTGCCGGCGCGACCCAACACGATCACCGCCTATGCCGCAGTGCTGCGGCCGGCGATCGCGCGTCTCGGGGACAGGCCGGTGCAGGAACTGCGCCGCGACGAGATCGAGAAGCTCGTCGCTGACATCGCAACCAAAGCGGTGCCGTCCGGCAATTGGCGCAAATCCGGGAAGATGCCCAAGGTCGCCAGCGACACCTGCGGCCCCTGGGATGCGGCCTCGGTGCGCCACATGTTGTCGCGGTTGCGGGCGGTCTACGCGCGGCTGCTCGAGGACGGCACGGTGATGCGCAACACCGCGGCGTTGGTCAAACCGCCGGCGCGGGGGGATCGCGACAAGGACACCCTGACTGTTGCCCAAGTACAGCAGCTGTTCGACTATCTGGAGAGGACCCAGGATCGGCTCGAGCACCTGCACCACCTGGCCGTACAAACAGGTCTGCGCCGCGGTGAGCTGGCGGGGCTCAAGTGGAGTGACATTGACCTGGAAGCCGCCACTTTGACCGTGGCCCGACAGCGGGTGCATAGCGACGCCGGCGCGGTGGTCGCTGACACTAAGACGGACGCCGGGCGTCGGACGCTGCCTCTTCCGTCGACCCTCCTCCCGGTTCTCAAGCGAGCTCGTGAACGAGCGGCCGCGGAGAAGAAGGCGGTCGGTAATAAGTGGAAGGGTGAGGACTACGTGGTCAGTGGCGAACTCGGAAAAGCGTACTACCCGACCACGTTGAGCTATCTCTGGAAGGACGTGCTCGCCGCTGCGGGGCTTCCGCATGTCCGGCTGCACGATGCCCGGCACACTGCGGCAACACTGATGCACCTCAACGGAGTTCCCATGGCGGTAATTGCTGCGGTTCTGGGGCACACCGATGCTTCGTTCACTCAGCGGACCTACGCCCACAGTCAGGATGACGCTGTGGCGCAGGGAATGGCGTCTTACGGCCAGGCCCTGGGCAAGCGTCCCTCGCCAGCCTGA
- a CDS encoding pseudouridine synthase, giving the protein MADDGIRLQKVLSQAGIASRRVAERMITDGRVEVDGRLVTELGTRVDPAVSEIRVDGSRVLLDDTLVYLAINKPIGMLSTMSDEKGRPCVGDLVEHRVRGNKKLFHVGRLDADTEGLLLLTNDGELAHRLMHPSYEIPKTYVATVMGTVPRGLGKKLRDGVELDDGPAHVDDFAVVDTVPGKTLVKVTLHEGRNRIVRRMLAAVDFPVKALVRTDIGSVALGDQRPGSIRALSRKEIGELYQAVGM; this is encoded by the coding sequence ATGGCTGACGACGGTATCCGGTTGCAGAAAGTGTTGTCCCAGGCCGGAATTGCCTCCCGGCGGGTGGCCGAGCGGATGATCACCGACGGCCGCGTCGAGGTCGACGGCCGGCTGGTGACCGAGCTCGGTACCCGGGTCGACCCGGCGGTCTCCGAGATCCGGGTGGACGGCTCCCGGGTGTTGCTCGATGACACGCTGGTCTACCTGGCGATCAACAAGCCGATCGGCATGCTGTCCACGATGTCCGACGAGAAAGGCCGGCCCTGCGTGGGAGACCTCGTCGAACACCGGGTTCGGGGCAACAAGAAGCTGTTCCACGTCGGCCGCCTCGACGCCGACACTGAGGGGCTGCTGCTGCTGACCAACGATGGAGAGCTCGCCCACCGGCTGATGCACCCGTCGTACGAGATCCCGAAGACCTACGTCGCGACCGTGATGGGCACGGTGCCACGCGGACTCGGTAAGAAGCTGCGCGACGGTGTCGAACTGGACGACGGCCCAGCCCATGTCGATGACTTCGCGGTGGTGGACACGGTTCCCGGCAAGACTCTGGTGAAGGTCACCCTGCACGAGGGCCGCAACCGCATCGTGCGGCGGATGCTGGCCGCGGTGGATTTCCCGGTGAAGGCGCTGGTCCGCACCGACATCGGTTCGGTGGCGCTGGGGGACCAGCGACCGGGCAGTATCAGGGCGCTCAGCCGCAAGGAAATCGGCGAGCTTTATCAGGCGGTGGGAATGTGA
- the cmk gene encoding (d)CMP kinase, translating to MSGSLVVAVDGPAGTGKSSVSRGLAQALGANYLDTGAMYRIVTLAVLRAGADLDDAAAIDAAAAGAVIGVGSDPGEDRAYLAGEDVSDEIRGDEVTRAVSAVSAVPQVRARLVDLQRELASSGGRVVVEGRDIGTVVLPKADVKIFLTASAEERARRRNAQNIASGLPDDYATVLADVQRRDHLDSTRAVSPLRAAEDALLVDTSDMDQTQVVAHLLDLVTQHAGVRR from the coding sequence GTGAGCGGATCTCTGGTGGTGGCGGTCGACGGACCGGCAGGGACCGGAAAGTCTTCGGTTTCAAGAGGTTTGGCGCAAGCCCTGGGTGCGAACTATCTCGATACCGGCGCGATGTACCGCATCGTCACATTGGCGGTCCTGCGTGCCGGGGCCGACCTGGACGATGCCGCGGCGATCGACGCGGCGGCCGCGGGAGCGGTGATCGGTGTCGGTTCGGATCCCGGTGAGGACCGCGCCTACCTGGCCGGTGAAGACGTCTCGGACGAGATCCGCGGTGACGAGGTGACCCGCGCGGTCTCGGCGGTCTCGGCGGTGCCGCAGGTGCGTGCCCGACTCGTCGATCTGCAGCGCGAGTTGGCGTCCTCGGGTGGACGCGTGGTGGTCGAGGGTCGCGATATCGGCACCGTGGTGCTGCCCAAGGCCGACGTCAAGATCTTCCTGACCGCCTCGGCCGAGGAACGGGCCCGGCGCCGCAACGCCCAGAACATCGCGAGCGGCCTGCCCGACGACTACGCGACGGTGCTCGCCGATGTGCAGCGGCGCGACCACCTGGATTCCACGCGGGCCGTTTCCCCGTTGCGGGCGGCCGAGGATGCGCTGCTGGTCGACACCAGCGATATGGACCAAACACAGGTTGTGGCACACCTTCTCGACCTGGTGACTCAACATGCGGGGGTACGACGATGA
- a CDS encoding sulfite exporter TauE/SafE family protein, whose protein sequence is MVLITLAGVGAGAINAVVGSGTLITFPTLVALGYPPVTATMSNAIGLVAGGVSGTWGYRRELRGQWNRLRWQIPGSLIGAGLGSWLLLHLPEKVFVTVVPVLLILALLLVVVGPRIQAWARQRAEGSGQAADHVSPRRMAILVIGTFAVGVYGGYFTAAQGILLIAVMGALLPESMQRMNAAKNLLSLLVNIVAAVAYTVVAFDRISWAAAGLIAVGSLIGGFLGAHYGRRLSPNALRAVIVVVGLIGLYRLLSL, encoded by the coding sequence ATGGTCCTGATCACGCTGGCCGGTGTCGGTGCAGGTGCGATCAACGCCGTCGTCGGATCCGGCACACTCATCACCTTCCCCACGCTGGTGGCGCTGGGCTATCCGCCGGTCACCGCGACGATGTCCAACGCCATCGGTCTGGTCGCCGGCGGGGTGTCGGGCACCTGGGGCTATCGGCGGGAACTGCGCGGCCAGTGGAATCGGCTGCGCTGGCAGATTCCCGGGTCGCTGATCGGCGCCGGACTGGGTTCCTGGCTGCTGCTGCACCTGCCGGAAAAGGTGTTCGTCACCGTGGTGCCGGTGCTGCTGATCCTGGCGCTGCTGCTGGTTGTCGTCGGCCCGCGGATCCAGGCCTGGGCACGGCAGCGCGCCGAGGGGTCCGGGCAGGCCGCCGACCATGTCAGTCCGCGCCGCATGGCCATCCTGGTGATCGGCACCTTCGCCGTCGGCGTCTACGGCGGCTACTTCACCGCCGCCCAGGGAATCCTGCTGATCGCGGTCATGGGGGCGCTGCTGCCGGAGTCGATGCAGCGGATGAACGCCGCCAAGAACCTGTTGTCGTTGTTGGTCAACATCGTCGCCGCCGTCGCCTACACGGTGGTCGCCTTCGACCGGATCAGCTGGGCCGCGGCCGGCCTGATCGCGGTCGGTTCCCTGATCGGCGGTTTCCTCGGCGCGCACTACGGGCGCCGGCTGTCACCGAACGCGTTGCGCGCGGTGATCGTGGTGGTGGGACTGATCGGGCTGTATCGGCTGTTGAGCCTGTAG